The following are from one region of the Nicotiana tabacum cultivar K326 chromosome 3, ASM71507v2, whole genome shotgun sequence genome:
- the LOC107798160 gene encoding uncharacterized protein LOC107798160, with amino-acid sequence MTMILDLLRDAFEDAKLPPSFYEAKKTISKLGLDYTKIPACPNNCMLYWEGDSELEACKHCDTSKWNPNKKKKQAAKVLRYFPLKPRLQRLFMCCKTAEHMRWHASGNNTDGLMRHPRDGEAWKTFDRTHSGFASDPRNVRLGLASDGFSLFGTMTTTYSIWPVFLIPYNLPPWMCIKHTSFILSMIIPGKHMPGNNIDVMHAALMWTISDFPGLDILSGWNTHTGFACPTCNFDTEPCRLRHSKKWCFMGHRRFLRRNHRFRLNRVRFNGSTEERNPPLKLSGSAILRQIEEERGAELNCRGKRSRRATKQWNKRSIFFELPYWKSNLLRHNLDFMHIEKNICDNIIYTLLHDKSKLKDNINARKDLKEMGIRRDLWPDDSGKYHLTMFSLMTDKKKKLDTKMLFLTTLKNIKVLDDYSSNISSCVDLVQKKIFGLKSHDCHIILEQLLPLAIRNVLPDHVVAVLLDFCSFFRALSSKTLNVSELDKLQGENTLCHLEILFPPTFFTVTVHLSVHLEEEVKLGGPVHHRNMYPVERELGHFKSFVRNKAQPEDSIAEGYLAEESLTFCSRYIEDIETRFNKPRRVRDDPNVTEPSGTSSIFPQLGKPASTSITFPLNDMQKLQAHREFRQYIRRSSRRRPSPTEIERRVNKEFVYWFQKRIMNPDTIDTMSIDLKFLARGPLVVARRFTAYNINGSKFRTLAREEGLRTQNSGVFLTSKTSCVASSIDGNLRQVELPYYGKLEDILEINYYGRFKVVLFKCRWADTARDRGYKKDRWNLNCVNFGRLIHTGEREEYEPYMEASQAQMVYYVNDVVNKGWSFAMHLKPRDLYDMGKEVVEDEVYENEPYQEQELEQFFW; translated from the exons ATGACTATGATACTAGATTTGTTGAGAGATGCATTTGAAGATGCAAAGTTACCTCCTTCCTTTTATGAGGCCAAAAAAACCATTAGCAAACTTGGCCTTGACTATACCAAGATACCTGCATGTCCAAATAATTGTATGCTATACTGGGAAGGTGATTCAGAATTGGAAGCATGTAAGCATTGTGATACATCTAAATGGAATCCTAACAAGAAAAAAAAGCAAGCTGCAAAGGTTTTGCGTTATTTTCCATTGAAACCAAGATTGCAACGATTATTTATGTGTTGTAAGACTGCTGAACATATGAGATGGCATGCTTCAGGCAATAATACTGATGGGTTGATGAGGCATCCAAGGGATGGTGAGGCATGGAAGACATTTGATCGGACTCATTCTGGATTTGCTTCGGATCCTCGAAACGTTCGCTTAGGCCTTGCTAGTGATGGTTTCAGTCTTTTTGGAACAATGACTACTACATATAGTATTTGGCCAGTCTTCTTGATTCCATACAATCTACCTCCTTGGATGTGTATTAAGCACACCTCCTTCATCTTATCAATGATCATTCCAGGGAAGCACATGCCTGGAAATAATATAGATGT AATGCATGCAGCTCTTATGTGGACAATCAGTGACTTTCCCGGATTAGATATCTTATCTGGCTGGAACACACATACTGGTTTTGCCTGCCCAACTTGTAACTTTGACACAGAACCTTGTCGTCTTCGTCATAGTAAAAAGTGGTGCTTTATGGGCCATCGACGTTTTCTGAGAAGAAATCACAGGTTTAGGTTGAATCGAGTACGCTTTAATGGAAGTACAGAGGAGCGAAATCCACCATTAAAATTGTCAGGGTCTGCCATTTTGAGACAAatcgaagaagagagaggagCAGAGTTGAATTGTAGAGGGAAAAGATCTAGACGAGCAACTAAGCAATGGAACAAGAGAAGTATATTCTTTGAACTTCCTTATTGGAAATCTAATTTGTTGCGTCATAATCTAGACTTTATGcatattgaaaaaaatatatgtgaCAATATCATATATACACTGCTCCATGATAAATCGAAATTAAAAGATAATATTAATGCCCGAAAGGATCTAAAAGAAATGGGCATAAGGCGTGATCTTTGGCCGGATGATAGTGGAAAATATCACCTTACTATGTTTTCACTTATGACTGATAAAAAAAAGAAGTTGGATACTAAAATGTTGTTCCTTACAACTTTGAAGAATATTAAAGTACTAGATGACTACTCAAGTAACATTTCTAGCTGTGTTGATTTGGTACAGAAAAAGATTTTTGGGTTGAAAAGTCATGATTGCCATATTATTTTAGAGCAATTGCTACCATTGGCGATCCGCAATGTGTTGCCCGACCATGTAGTTGCAGTTTTGTTGGACTTCTGCTCATTTTTCAGAGCCCTTTCTAGCAAAACTTTGAATGTTTCAGAGCTTGATAAGCTCCAAGGTGAAAACACACTTTGCCACCTAGAGATACTATTTCCTCCAACATTCTTTACAGTAACGGTTCATTTGTCTGTCCATTTAGAAGAGGAAGTAAAACTCGGAGGTCCAGTGCATCATCGAAACATGTATCCCGTCGAGAG GGAGTTGGGACATTTTAAGTCCTTTGTACGGAATAAAGCACAACCAGAGGATTCTATAGCTGAAGGTTACTTAGCTGAAGAGTCTCTTACCTTTTGTTCTCGGTATATTGAGGATATTGAGACAAGATTCAATAAACCTAGGCGTGTTCGTGATGACCCAAATGTCACTGAGCCTTCTGGAACGTCCTCTATATTTCCTCAATTAGGTAAACCTGCTTCAACTTCGATTACATTCCCTTTAAATGATATGCAGAAACTACAAGCTCATCG TGAGTTTAGACAGTACATAAGGAGGAGTTCAAGAAGAAGACCTTCACCTACAGAGATAGAGAGGAGAGTTAATAAAGAGTTTGTTTATTGGTTCCAAAAGCGG ATTATGAATCCAGACACAATAGATACAATGTCTATTGATCTAAAGTTTCTTGCACGAGGTCCATTGGTAGTTGCAAGACGTTTTACTGCATATAATATTAATGGGTCCAAATTTCGAACTTTGGCTCGAGAAGAAGGTCTAAGAACACAGAATAGTGGAGTTTTCTTAACTTCTAAAACATCATGTGTTGCAAGTAGTATTGACGGAAATTTAAGGCAAGTAGAGTTACCATATTATGGGAAGTTAGAAGATATTCTTGAGATTAATTATTATGGTCGATTCAAGGTTGTTCTTTTCAAATGTAGATGGGCTGACACTGCTCGAGATAGAGGGTATAAAAAGGATCGTTGGAACTTAAATTGTGTTAATTTTGGTAGATTAATTCATACTGGTGAACGTGAAGAATATGAGCCTTACATGGAAGCATCTCAAGCACAAATGGTGTACTATGTGAATGATGTTGTCAATAAAGGATGGAGTTTTGCTATGCATCTAAAGCCAAGAGATCTATATGATATGGGAAAAGAAGTAGTGGAAGAtgaagtatatgagaatgaaccATACCAAGAGCAAGAACTTGAACAGTTTTTTTGGTGA